In Mytilus edulis chromosome 3, xbMytEdul2.2, whole genome shotgun sequence, the genomic window aattttgcacttacaataaattaaacttaaaaatataaaaatagaaattatgtaatatataatatGTTGTGAGAATTCAAATCTATTGTAAAGCAATCATTTtttaatagtaaaaataaaattacgtattcatatattttactttttcttataactttaaaatttgacTTAGTCATTCACATCagccatgcaaaaaaaaatcagaatgataaaaataagtcaGCAAAGTAGCTCATAAAAATACAGGGTTTCAAAATGATATaactatacatgtatctattgttAGTAAAAATTTGTTACTGATTATTTGTCCATAAAGAAAACACTGGAGAATACATCAAGcaagtattttcttttaaatttcattaaCTGCAGTTAATCTATATGAAATCATAAagtatataaatagaaataagaagatgtggaagaGGTGCAAATACACCGGCAATGGACATTTGAGCGCAttgacaggacatttgagcgaaaaaaaaaggacgtttgagcgccaaagtataggacatttgagcgcctaaattttaggacatttgagcgaaaataagaataagcgtaggacatttgagcgaaaacaagtcttggatagagaattgtcttattggcaatcataccacattttcttacgaatatagttcattaaatgaggagtttaccaacaaaaagattaaaacatattttaattgtaaaaaacaaagcactaaaaacaaagcacaGTCATAAAACaggagtttaccaacaaaaagattaaaacatcttttaattgtaaacaaagcactaaaaacaaagcactgtcataaaacataaaactcggCAACGGCATTATTTACAAGTCTGTTCGGGCTTGGAACTTATATCCCAGGCTTCTGACATAAAAATCCCTCGTAATTTCCTGCTGGCAGTATTTCGAATGCAAATCCCGGAGATTGGTTGGACACGTAAGAATAATTATACCAGTTTGTTCATCATTAAACTgcacaaaattttcaaatttatttgactGAATATTAATCTTCTTTAATGATTGGTGTGTTTCCTCTCTAGATTTAGGAAGTGCAGGGTGAGATTTACGCCTCTTTCTATATATAGCCTTTGAAACGCTGCCAATGTCTTCAGACTTTAGATTTGCTTCATCCATGTTCTGTAACTCTGTACGGATAATTTTTGAAGGACGTTGAGCAATATCATCATCCGCTTTTCTTTTTGATCGTACCCGCAGCAAGTGACGTTCATTGTCACGATCACTGGTATCATGGTTATGAGTATTTTTCTGTTGAATTATAACGGTTCCGGTACAATCCGTCCTCAGTCTTGCTTTGCAACCTTTTGCCTGAAAAATATTGAAAGGACAAATACAATTGAAGTGTTTAAATGCTTTTTCATTTGCTATTGCAAGACATAAAAATAAGATGTagtatgaaatgaaatgaaatgaaattcataacatgtTTAGAATGGGAACACCACAGACATTTATGTGTTTAGCTTCTAAACATtttcctaaacatgtttaggCTCTAAGCACAATTTTTACAGTGTATTGTATGAATATtgtaaagtgcctagaaaatcaacctaacaatgttataTAGGTtacagtacgaccttcaacatggagccttgataCCTAACCCTATATGTGGTAGCTTATATTCAAATGTGTTAAAAAATTAATCTAAAGGAGGTATAAGATAGACAtataatgatatagatataaatcaaaattaaaagaagttATGGAAGTTGAAGCGTAACAGACGAACAAGTAGTTTACATtaacattaaatttgtaaaaaaaggtaCTTACTGTACATCTCCAGGATATTTCTTCTCCTTTTAGTGTTTTGTCCACTCTATATCGGAAACTGTCACAAACAAGGCTTCTTTTTCCCTTATTAGTCTCGGTCAAAATAATATCCATTTTAacacgtacatgtattattagtatTAAGATTTCAAGTGCCAAGGGACATTTcacttaatagatatatatataagaattttagaacaaagaaaaTTTGCATAGCCAATGAATTATAGTAGAATTGATTGGTAAATAGAGATCAACTTAGGATTTCACTTACATAAACCAGCCAGAACCGGTCGAATTACTCgggtgtgaaataaaataaaaaatatttataactaaatcttacttttttttcttacttttaaaaaaaaatcttaattcgtgtaaaattatcagggaaaatttcgctcaaatgtcctgtctgaaaactcaggtaaggttaatatcccggcgctcaaatgtcctatgaagtcggcgctcaaatgaccctatgtgcttttttctttttcgctcaaatgtcctatgcccaaatacaccttattgctatttgtgcACCATCACAAATGTCCCATACAAATTTTGAagtcataatagaaaatatctgacgccacaatggaaaagtgaatGTTGTATAACATCAAAGGAGGGGGAAGGACCActtaagaaattaaaacaaaagaattaCTTTAATTAGGAAATCACAGATAAATCGGCATATGCTTGAATAGAAAATATCCACTCTGTCAAAAAGACTTGTATGTTATGGTCAATGATATTGTGTTTTAGATTTCTTCAAGTGAAACATTTACTTATCACCAAGAAAcccaaaaaaagatttttttagagGTATCTCTAATGAGCAATAAGTGTTCAATCCATTAAAACTACACTTCCCTATTTATTTATAGTCCATAACATCATGATAGAATCTAACTAGATTTTGTCAAGTGGTACTTTAGTCCAgacagcaaaaaaataaaataaaaaatgtcccCATTTCAAAGATAATTAATTGATTTATTCTTGAATGTTAAATGCCAAGACAATTGAACTTGACCTGTATTTTATGGATACAACATTGAGTTAAAATCTTAAGATTCTGAAAAGTGGCGCTATAATTTTCAACTTAAAACCaaattgaaacaagaatgtgtccaaagtacacggatgccccactcgcattatcattttacatgttcaatagaccgtgaaattgggtaaaaaatctaatttggccttaaaagtaaaaagatcaaccaaaagggaacatgtgtactaagtttcaagttgattggacttcagcctcatcaaaaactaccttgaccaaaaactttaacctgaaactcgcacttttaatttctatgttcagtggaccatgaaaatggggtcaaaagtttaattttgttttaaaataagaaagatcatatcataaggaacatgtgtactaagtttcaagttgattggacttcagcttcatcaaaaactaccttgaccaaaaactttaacctgaagtgggacgaacggacggacagacaaacgGATGGACAAACCGACAGACAGAAGGaaggacagaccagaaaacataatgcccctctactatcgtaggtggggcataaaaatctaaatatttacagATAATTGAAGGGTATTACTCTTGATTAGTAATTGCAAAAGCTGTTAAAATGGAACCTggcatttattttattgaacatttcaaataaatggggaatattACCGTGTCCCTGTTTGTGTATCATATGAAGTTATAAAGTTATAATTGGACATAACTGACGAAAGGTAAAGTTACACTACCTAAATTTCTACTGCATCCGAGTTTTGGggtaataagtattgtataaaagtttcacaacatttggttgaggtaaacttAAGTTAAacaacagaaacgaaaaattcagctatttgtccatttataaaggggcataactctcgAAAGGTTGAAGTGATattacaaaaattcaaatttgatctgtcctttgtggtaataagcattttgtataagatTCACAAcacttggttgaggcaaacttaagtttgAGAATGGGAAtgaaaaattcaacaatttttccCATTTGTACAGGGGCATACTGTAGTTCTAGAACTGTTAAAGTGACCCCACAacaattcaaatttgatctgtgttttgtggtaataagcatatTGAATAAGTTTCACAACATTTGGTTGGGGCAAACTACAGTTAGAGAAAGGAATTCAACTTTGGGACAGACGGACGTAACCAGGTTGGTATTAtcaaatttattgtaaaatttatacaatattattatttaatttgccTTGTTTTTTCCTACATGATTATCCTTATCCTTATAAAAACACTGCAGATTCAATCAAATTACCTTTAAAACATGTTAgcctattttttttctaaatacataCAGCAACATAACATTATCACCTACAAATCTCCAGAAGATTTCTTTATGGACATTAAAATTAGTAATATAGGGATTAGAAAATATGTGCATTGAACATACCCGCTGAAAAATTACCAGGTGGAGATTGAATAATAGTAATGTCACATGCTGAATCCAAAATGAATGATGTTTCAGCAAATACCCCTggtagaaaatattgaaaataaacttaattcaaacaaatcaaaatatcaaaccaAAATAACAAaccaaaatgttgaaaatatgtatTAAACAGCACTTGTttgtgaaaataataaaaaattagtatgaaaataaaattgCAGCCAAATATTAGCTAATTCTatacatgcttttttttttatttaaaaaaaaaccccatgCACTTTTTTGTTGGGGGTTGTTGAAATTGTAGTTCCACAACTCTGGGTGGAACTGGTGAAAAACATCAAAATCTATATGAAGCTAAACTTATTTATCCCAAGGATCTGAGGAAAAGATGAAAGAAAATGTGTGAAATAATAGATCATTTGGGGGCAAAGTTCAATAACTCAGGACACCTGCAGCttcctgaaaataattatataaagtgttGAAATGGGCCACAGCAAATTGTTTCCTTTTTATGAATTTTGATACAACCTATTCATTGAACTATGAATGGACCATGTTATCCCATAATACAGGTGATATCGTTTAAGTCTGGATTTTCCATACACTCTTAgtgtatttaattttgtattatttggGCTTATAAATTTACAGTATCTACTTTATATCAAAGACTTGTGTGCAGTTTTCTCTGGAAagaaatgtttacatatttttttcttttagatgCGTTGCTTATTCAAGCATGCTCAATACACATCCTGTAGCTGTTATAAACTAAGAGAACCCTAAagacataatatatattttactatgACTGTTAACAGCATATCCAATTATTTAACAGCAATATAATACAATGTTACATCCCAATGTTAAGTAATGACTAATTTAAAGTGCAaattaatggaaaaaaaactatatttaccATTGTCTGCATCATTGCTTTTGTCTTCATCTTTTGGGGAAGTAAGTGTTGAGCTTCCTGAAACGTAAAAGACTTACATGTTATAAAATGTTCAAAATCTATCAACTTCTGTTATatctttttaattctttaatttgatGGATTCTGTTTTatagttgtttacttttattttttacatgctTAAATATTTTCAGACATTCTTTTTTACCGAAGTCCATGCAGATCTATGGAAACACTCAATAAACAGCTGCACTATGAGCACATGATATGCCAGTAGCAGTTTCACAGTATAAAGTTCAATGGCttgtttaaagaaaaagaaacataacattgaaacataaaatctaaaatcaatcaaaatcaaaatcaaaatcaaacgtcaatagatgtaaacaattcaccaaagtttcatgaaaacggCTCAAAGTATTTTGAGATGTTGTTCGAAAACTTGAAGTCACCCCTTTTTAATGAAGAGAACCCCACAACTCAAAgaggtaaaatctaaaatttataaaaatctagaGGGGGCTCatgtcaacaaatataaacaagtcaACCATGTTTTTTACAAATTGGTGAAAGCggttttgagttattgtccagtaaacagctgtgccatgagcgCATGCTATGCCCGTCTTATTTTCTAAGAATGAAGTTCAATTACTTCTCAATGTCACatgagaaatttatgaaaatctaaagggagcttacatcaataaattttaaaaattcaccaaagtttcatgagaattgCTGAAAGCATTTTGGAGTTTTTGTCTGAAAACTGAGAAAAtccccttttttttaataaataaagccCCACAACTCAgaatagtaaaatataaaatttataaaattctaaatggatctatagatataaacaattcaccaaaatttttATACATATTGGTTTAAGCATTTTTGAGTTGTTGTCTGACATGTCGACGACAGATGGACTGATGGATTGAAAAGGGTACACCATAATATGTCCCTTAAAAGGGTGTATAAAAATGCTTTACAATAATAGTATTATTACTTCTATATGAAGTAATGACTGTCAAGGTATTAACTCAAGTTTATTACTTACATGAAGTCAGAATATCATTGAAATCAGAGGGaaagatgaaatatttgtcagtAAAAATATGACTACCTGCTCAGTACTTTTCACTAACAACTAGAGACTACTAAAAGCCTTATCTGTTCCTACCAGCAGccaatttataattgaaaatatattgacTTTTTGTGATCTATTTTGTCGAGTAGATTAAATTGTATTAACGTTTATGAATATTACAAGTTTCTGTGTATCTAtaacagttttcaaaataattgaataaatcaTGATTTAGAGGCAATAACTCTTGAACATTAGATTATTGATGGTTTAAACCACAGTGGCAttttttcaaaatcttattttgctgattATAGTTGCTGTGGTGCAGTGTACTGTTTCTGCCTGAATATCTATCAAAGATTTCAAAATTGGTCAAAACCCTAATAAGTAGATCATATCAGTTGTAAGAAAATATGGATACTTGAAACAGGATTGCTGCCTTACAACTCAAAAACAGCACAATTTATTCAAATAACTCATTAGAAATGCAATAAACAATGTATcctcttcatttaaaaaaaaaaattgtcaaatggtATTCTAAAACATACACTATGTCATGCACAAGCAACACCTTAAGAACCACACACTTACAAAGGGTCAAATTAAATCCAAAGGAAACTGCATAAATTGTTTCACATACATTATTCAGTTACAAAATGTTCTAAGTTTGAAAAACATGAATGTAAGTCAAGTAACAAACTTTGAATAAAGTAGCAAAAAAATGTATTATGTCCCCTTACTATCAATTATTGGAAACTGTGTATTATCAACCTTTGATAATTATAGGTAATATCACTTAATTTACATCTGAACATAATAAGTTTGATCAAACCCTTCAATTTATTTACCATTGAATATCCTGTTATTGTCTGTTTGATTACATATTTTTCATGGAATCTAAGGCCACCAAATATTACCATTTACCAAATTGATGAAGTTTACCAAAAAGCTTCAAAAAGTGACCTTACCCTTCAATTGTTCTAAAAATTCTGCTGGGTCATGAAAAAAGTTTTCTGTAGTTTTTGAGTGGACGTACAGGGCTGTATCTGAGGCATTTGAAGGTGTTCTAGAATGAGTAGGTGAGGCTACATTGCTGCTGGATCTTTGTTTTCCTAAATCAGGCCGGGATCTGCTTCCTCCTGCTCCTACAAACAATCACATTCAGCACTACATATCAATGTTAACATTCAACAGAACATATCAATGTTAACATTCAACACAACATATCAAAGTTAGTGACTATCCTACTACATGCTTATCACATCAACTATCTATAACACACAAATATCAAAACAGCGTTGTGATGTATATTATTGTACACAGGAATATGCAGgttgtaaaaataataatcatttgattagttgattggactttaacttcataaaaaactaccttgaccaaaaactttaacctgaagacagaagtttaaacatattttatttgcgtaaatgtgcaaaagggatgagacacaagttaatcaaacttataaagTCTTCTCCCATTTGAATTGAAGACAGAAAGACTAACAAACAGAGGAAAAAATGcacggacaaacagacaaatgatcaaagcacagaccgaaaaacataatgccgtTAAGTGGGGCATGAAAAGCTACAATTTATGATTTACCAAAAACAGGTAAATTATATATGTTAACAGGAATTATATATGTTAACAGGAATTATATATGTTAACGGGAATATGTCTTGTTTTATATTAAActtaaataattgttgaaactGTTGATGTATCTTTGAAACCTACcacaaaaatcaattaaaatgaggtcatggtcagttGACTCTGATATATAGAGATATACCAGTTATGATCATTCCCAAGACCAAATATAGTTAAACCTTGATGAAGGTGATCACTTATACACGAATTAAGGTAATGGTCAGGGCTCATGTCAGTACTTTTAGTACAAATTTGTCCTTGAAACACCAAATCCAGTATTTGGATTGGTTTTTAGTatgataattgtatttaaaaatgtaataatgaCAACAAAGCCAAGCTGACAGATATGAAGACCTTGAATAGATCCCATATACCAAATGATGTTATTTCTCATAGTAAGTGAGAAATTCATATGTATACAGGTTTTTAAGCAATAGCTGAATAATAACAATGAGGTACCTAAAGGATAACTAACATATTACACATAGAAATTTCAGAACATAAGGTTTATGTATGGAAGGTATAAAGCATCCAGGTATCACCCTTCTCCAATATAAAGCTTAAAACTGATCCCTATCCTTGTTGATATAAGCCCTCACTAATATGCTATCAGAGTGTTTTAAACCAAGAATTAATTACTTCTTGTATCTATGCATATGTTAACATGCATTAGAAACGTTGAACTGATAAGAAATACAATATGTGACACTAATGTTATCTAACACAATGTTTCAAACTCATTCACATACACTGGGTGGCATAACTACACCTACAGATCACAATCGATTGCATGGAAAGGTtcattcaaaaatatacataccATCACTTTTATTCAGTTTGCCTCTTTCAAATGTTGACCCATGTATACTAGAAGATGAATGGGTTTCTGTTGGTAAATCACTTTTACTCCATGCTTTAGAAAAGCTCTTGTCGTTAACTTTACTTTTAGGTACATCTTTaagtaaaatgtattttaattataatatctACAGGAGAAAGTTTAATATCATACTAAAAACATTCACCATTTCACAGATATATGGTTGTTCTATAACAACATACCCCGTACATAGGTACAAGAGAAAGCCCATCAAAATGTCATCTATAGGTAGATAATTTTGTGAAGTGAAAAactaagaaaaacacaaaaatagtCTCTAAAGATGTCTACTCATTTTCAACTTCTCTGGGTACCGAGTATGTTTTAATAGAACAGCCTTTACATATTTAAAGATGAAGTcttcaaaatttcaactttttgttttatatatatatatgcactaaAAATGTTCATactataatccctgaaaattacTTAAATCAAAGTTTGTCAAAGTTAAAATCATTACAGTAAGTCATACTATTCCCTAACATcatatcataaatatattttgaagacAATAATGTCACTTTAACATAAAAACGATTATATTGATATACTTTTATTGTTGAATGCCAATTCTAATACAAGACACATATTCTTGTGAAAATTATTGATCCTTACATTGACTCACACATGTTTATGCACAGTGTCAGATAAGATACATAGTCCTGGTCATTTTATCTGATGTAAGGGTAAACAATTTTCAttcttatgaaaatattttatatttgttctaCTTTTGGAAAATTAACCATAGTAAGACAGATGTGTACCTTGACTTCTGCCACGCCTTCTCTTTTCCTTTTGTTCACTCAATCTCTGTAAAGGCAAATCCAGTAAATCTAAATTGTAAACTTGTTTTGCCAACATACGGGTCAGAGTTTCCAtagttttctgaaaaaaataaatacatgcagTAGTATAATTTTTCATCTGTCAtcaataaatgaaacaaaaattagGAAATAAAATACTGAAAGTGCAAGTGGTGAATTCTTTCAATCTAAGTGCTAAAAGTGAAAGGTAAATAGTACATGCATGTAAAATTGACGCTGTATGTATCTGAATATTGCAGTAAAATGAAATAAGAATGTGTCAGAGGATATGAATGCCCCAATTTTCTAAGtaagtataagtttcataacatttggtagagGCAAAGTTAAGTTAAAAGTGTGAAAACAGCAAATTCACCAACTTTCCCATTTTATAATGGGACATAACTCAAGATAGGAGAAAGAGTCAACACCCAAAATTCAACTACATTTGTGTTTGGTAGTAATAAGTATTGTATATaagtttgaaaaaatttggttgtGGCAAAGTAAATTAAGAGTGCATTAACAACAAATTAGACAATATTTCATTTACAAAGGGACAAACTCAAGAACAGTGAAAGTGaaatcaccaaaattcaaacttgatctatgtTCGTGGcaataagcattatgtataagtttcagaaCATTTGCTTGAGAAAACTTTAAGCAAAAGAACTAAAACAAAAGGAACGGACAGACAATGGTAATCCTTAATTATCTGTGCCACTCGGCAGGGGCATAAAAAACCACTGTTCCCAGTTCAGGATTTTTTAAAAGGCAGCATGAAACAATAATCCTTATTTAAATGGTCACCCACTAGAACTGTAGTTTaacaataattatattcatacCGCCCATTCTGTTATTAGTTCAGGCCATGAAGTCAGTGACGACAGGACAGCTAAGAACTTATCCCACAATTCTACACTAATAAAAACATTCAGGTTTGCCTTGATCCAGGTTACTATCAAAGTCTGTAATAAAAAATCAGTTCTATTTTTACAACAACTGCTTTTTCTGTTTATTCAATAACTTATACAtgcaaaaacaaaattgtttgaccCCTCGGCCAACATTAACTTAATCTTGTCATAATGCTGAGGCAAAATCAAATTTATCTTGGTGTTTTGACTGTTcaaaagaaaaactcaaaatccTTCTCAACAGTCTTTCACCGTAAGTAAACAAACATTAAACCCATgtctaaaaaaaatgtgttaagcATTTATTGGTATAATTGATGCAACAATAGCCAGTTactagaatcatattcaaaacagtgtggctgtggccattgataaACTGTTGGGTCATCAAAGGTTCTTAAcgtctttaataataaaataattcgaaaaaataatcaggaataacctttatattttgatttatatcattgatatacatcaaaacatcgtgttattcctgattagtttttcaaataactttatttatgtgttgagaacctttggtgaccttaCAGTTTAAGTGTCATTAAAAAGTACATATTGAGCAGTGATCGTTACAGACAAACATTCACACAATCTGTCCCattcaatgggataatttaggtcgtcaatcaatagccacagccacactgttttgaatatgattctatcttaataaaatacatgaaaagaATATGTTTTTAGGTACACGCTGTGTTGCAAATTTTAGCTAAATTTAAATCTATATTGTCTTTTAGGTTTAATAATATACTGTAAATAATTTGAGTAGGTTGTCTGTTGATAATTCAACAATCACATAAAATGTGTAAACTATTGCATTAACAATCAATTTGctcaaatcaatcatgttaagAACACATTAATCGATTGATGCATGAACAGATAATGCATTTAAATAGCAGAAATAATATCTCAAAAAAATATCCTTTTATGGTAAAAATGTGAGAATAATGTGTAAACATATTCACAGAATTTCAAAGTTCAAccatatttacaaaacaattacatCTATTAACATGTGTTGAAATTACATTCCTTATGGGAAATACAATAGGTCAGAAATATATAACATGCCTGGAGTTTTGGAATTAAATTGGGATTGgtaataaaaatgtgtatcacTCTGTATTAAACATCACCTGAAATATTGCTTGTGCCAGTTTTCCTCCTAGTGACTTTTCCTTTTCTTTAGGCACTGTGGTATCAAGCACCCCAGATGTAATGGACAGAAGAACTTGCAACATCTGTtccctaaaaaaaacaacattttaaacttTTCATGATGCATATAATAATTGCCAATAACTATGAATTTCTTCGTTATGTTGAACAAGTACCACTGATATTATATAAAAGACTGTCCTGCAGACATGAGATCAAGAATTATATACTTAGACTGAGGAAAGCACAGGAAATGCTTTTGATAGAAAACAACCAATACAATTACTTTTAAGAGAAAAGACCTTTACTGGAAAGCACTAAAATCAGATGTACATTAGTGATCAGGATTCAAATGACTCTTtagaaaacaaatacatgtattgtgATTGCTTCTTAAATTTGCTGGTGTAATGGCTATGACAAAGTGACATTATACCTTCTAATCCACTTCCTCTCTCTTTTTTCTACTAACGGTGGCAGTCATATTTAGTTGAGGTCATTAATCATAATTCTCAAAGGTAATATAAATGTATCTTTTCAATAAATTGATAGTGAtcacacaaaaaaatcaattgaaccTTTACCAAATTAACAGCTAACATAACATTTATGTAATATGTTGAGAATCATATAGATCAAGTATTTACCAGGTTCTCTGTTCCATCTTAACGTTCATTACAAGGAATCTATAAATATTCAGCACCTTTTTGCAGAGATCAACCTGTTGATAAAAAAAAggatttataaattcatttcaaaatttttctgaataaaacaaaactatacagatattttgtataaaattggAAGTTAGGAAAATAATTGATGACAATAGGTAtgtctgaaatctgaaatgataaTATCATCTTTTGTCATATTTGCTTCTTTATACCGTTGAAAAACATTATATTCTATAAGTATGCTCACCTAACTTAAAATGTTTTGATCAGATAACTGTCGTGTACTTTCCACACACTTTTAAAATAGACTGAATTAGTATAATGTTGGATGTATAGTCATTGTAAAAGCATATTTACCTGTTCCACCAACATTTCTGAATCTTCTGTTTGTAGAAGGAAGACATTAGCAGCATTAGTTATAAAGATCTGTAATACTTTCTGTACACCAGCTTGTATATCACAGTGTGTATGATCCTCTGCCAAATCATCTATTGCACCAAGATAGGAAGGATTACGTATACACACACCAGTTTTGTCTAATCTCTCTGATGAAGATGGCATGATTCTTCCAGAATTCATTAACGTTGATTCCTGTCATTAATTATTAGAACAATATACATTAGTTAGGAGAAAAAATATGTATGGATCCATCTCAATAGTTTTTCCTGCAGCTTTTAAGAagtcaatatgaaattaaaatcatTAAAGGTATTATCTATATTACAGGGAATacaaaggacaaggttcacttatggcacaatatggcctaaaatatcaactttatcataaaacaccaaaaaggtcACAATTTGATTCGcaaatgggtctatttcaaaagacTTAATGctaaataaatcagttcttttcataaaagtacataatattctccaaagtaggcccattttggacattttgttaaaatatggTGATATTGTGCAATTTTTATACCTAAAAGCTTTAGGAAAACATTGGCCCCACCTACGATCCAAAATATTTTGAAGTCTaaagattccaattttgatatGGAATTCATCAATATAAAGACTTTTGGATCGTGGATGGAGGCCAAGGTTTATTattccaaaaacaattaaaattgtggaaaaattttaccaaaattgaCCAAAAATACAACTAATGAATATTTCAGGGGTCATAGCTTCATAAATTTTAAAGGAAGGTGCCAATaagatatatttttgtattgataGTATTGTCACAAGTATTTCTatgcaaaatttgtaatttattggcc contains:
- the LOC139518172 gene encoding uncharacterized protein; the protein is MDIILTETNKGKRSLVCDSFRYRVDKTLKGEEISWRCTAKGCKARLRTDCTGTVIIQQKNTHNHDTSDRDNERHLLRVRSKRKADDDIAQRPSKIIRTELQNMDEANLKSEDIGSVSKAIYRKRRKSHPALPKSREETHQSLKKINIQSNKFENFVQFNDEQTGIIILTCPTNLRDLHSKYCQQEITRDFYVRSLGYKFQARTDL